A single window of Bradyrhizobium daqingense DNA harbors:
- a CDS encoding MBL fold metallo-hydrolase, protein MSQAIRNTQEKTNMNLHKPTHVSRPRPEELVPSRYALKIGEIDVMVISDGVLTLPGAMLAHNADPAVRAAWLKDMFLPPDAFDWALNVVVVRSGSQTILVDAGLGSDPDLHLPRAGQLSKRLEAAGIDLGAVTDVVLTHMHMDHIGGLLVDEVKEGLRPDLRIHVAAAEVKFWEDPDFTHVSMPPGFPDALRATAKRFAKEYHNQLRTFEDEHEVAPGVMVTRTGGHTPGHSIVRLASGGDRLTFAGDAVFTVGFDHPDWHNGFEHDPEEAARVRVRLLRELAANRELLVATHMPFPSIGHVAVDGNSFRWIPAFWDY, encoded by the coding sequence ATGAGTCAAGCGATCCGAAATACCCAGGAGAAGACGAACATGAATTTGCACAAACCCACACATGTGAGCAGGCCACGCCCCGAAGAGCTGGTCCCGTCGCGCTATGCGCTGAAGATCGGCGAGATCGACGTCATGGTGATCAGTGACGGCGTGCTGACGCTGCCGGGTGCGATGCTGGCCCACAACGCCGATCCGGCCGTCCGCGCGGCCTGGCTGAAGGACATGTTCCTGCCGCCGGATGCGTTCGACTGGGCGCTGAACGTGGTTGTGGTGCGGAGCGGCAGCCAGACCATCCTCGTCGATGCGGGATTGGGGTCCGATCCGGACCTGCATCTGCCGCGGGCCGGGCAGTTGAGCAAGCGACTTGAGGCCGCCGGCATTGATCTCGGGGCGGTGACCGATGTGGTGCTGACCCACATGCATATGGATCACATTGGCGGGCTGCTCGTCGACGAGGTGAAGGAAGGGCTGCGTCCCGATTTGCGGATCCACGTCGCTGCCGCTGAGGTCAAGTTCTGGGAGGACCCCGATTTTACCCACGTCTCGATGCCGCCGGGATTTCCGGACGCGCTGCGGGCGACCGCGAAGCGGTTCGCCAAAGAATACCACAATCAGCTGCGCACCTTCGAGGACGAGCACGAGGTGGCGCCGGGCGTGATGGTCACCCGCACCGGCGGCCATACCCCCGGGCACAGCATCGTCCGCCTGGCATCGGGCGGCGACCGGCTGACATTCGCCGGCGATGCCGTATTCACGGTCGGCTTCGATCACCCCGACTGGCACAACGGGTTCGAGCATGATCCCGAAGAGGCCGCGCGCGTTCGCGTCCGTCTGCTGCGCGAGCTGGCCGCGAACCGCGAATTGCTGGTGGCCACCCACATGCCATTCCCTTCGATTGGACATGTCGCGGTGGACGGCAATTCGTTCCGTTGGATCCCGGCGTTCTGGGACTACTGA